In the Chitinophagales bacterium genome, one interval contains:
- the coaBC gene encoding bifunctional phosphopantothenoylcysteine decarboxylase/phosphopantothenate--cysteine ligase CoaBC yields the protein MSALSGKKILLGITGSIAAYKSALLVRELVRNGAAVKVVMTSEATHFITPLTLATLSKNKVLTDLVSEKESLWNNHVELGLWADMMVIAPASANTIAKFATGLCDNLLTAVYLSARCPVAIAPAMDEDMWKHAATQSNISKLSAFGNIIIPVASGELASGLTGPGRMAEPVQIISVLESHLAGKQPDNLSKGLLQGRKAVVTAGPTYEAIDPVRFIGNHSSGKMGIAIADALAAEGADVELILGPTAFRPNHPKIKTTLVTTATEMYDEANRAFIGSDITIMAAAVADYAPEHTAGEKIKKGSDAFLHLTLIKTPDILRSLGERKKPGQLLIGFALETNDEITHAKEKLRSKNLDLIILNSLRDEGAGFQHDTNRITIIDRQEKLHRFDLKTKREVAADIIKFVTGLLPAAGLAVVAAKV from the coding sequence GTGAGCGCACTCTCCGGAAAAAAAATTTTGCTTGGCATCACTGGCAGCATTGCCGCATATAAAAGTGCGTTGCTCGTTCGTGAACTCGTCAGGAACGGCGCGGCAGTAAAAGTGGTGATGACCAGCGAGGCGACTCATTTCATCACACCATTAACCCTTGCCACACTTTCGAAAAACAAGGTCTTAACAGATCTCGTGAGTGAAAAGGAATCGCTTTGGAACAATCATGTTGAGCTGGGTCTCTGGGCCGATATGATGGTGATTGCTCCGGCATCCGCCAACACTATTGCTAAATTTGCCACCGGCCTTTGCGATAACCTTTTAACGGCAGTTTATTTATCCGCCCGTTGTCCGGTGGCCATCGCCCCTGCGATGGATGAAGATATGTGGAAACACGCTGCAACACAATCCAATATTTCAAAGCTGTCAGCCTTTGGAAATATTATCATTCCCGTTGCGTCCGGCGAACTAGCCAGCGGCCTCACCGGTCCCGGCCGTATGGCAGAGCCCGTCCAGATTATTTCAGTACTGGAATCGCATCTTGCCGGCAAACAGCCAGATAACTTAAGCAAGGGATTGTTACAGGGAAGAAAAGCGGTGGTTACTGCCGGCCCGACGTACGAAGCCATCGATCCGGTAAGGTTCATCGGCAATCACTCATCAGGAAAAATGGGTATTGCCATTGCCGACGCCCTTGCAGCAGAAGGTGCAGATGTGGAACTTATTCTTGGACCTACGGCTTTCAGGCCAAACCATCCTAAGATAAAGACAACTTTGGTCACCACTGCCACGGAAATGTATGATGAAGCCAACAGGGCTTTCATCGGATCAGATATCACCATCATGGCTGCAGCCGTCGCCGACTATGCGCCGGAACACACTGCCGGCGAAAAAATCAAGAAGGGCAGCGATGCCTTTTTGCACCTGACCTTAATTAAAACACCGGATATCCTGCGGTCATTAGGCGAGCGGAAAAAGCCGGGACAACTACTTATCGGATTCGCATTGGAGACAAACGATGAGATCACACATGCAAAGGAAAAATTACGGAGCAAAAACCTTGATCTGATTATCCTGAATTCGCTGCGTGATGAAGGCGCCGGATTTCAGCATGACACCAACAGGATTACCATTATCGACAGGCAGGAAAAACTGCATCGGTTTGACTTAAAAACCAAGCGGGAAGTTGCTGCTGATATCATTAAATTTGTAACAGGGCTGCTGCCTGCAGCAGGACTGGCTGTTGTTGCCGCCAAAGTTTAG
- a CDS encoding DUF4835 family protein — MRKYLFALALLCSASLAHAQELNCTVKVITAQLQTADPKIFQTLQKSVTEFMNNRKWSNDNFTAAERIECSILINITQEISSDKFGAQISIQSNRPVFSAGYNSTLLKWVDKDFQIQYTEYQPLEFNDNNYISNLTSVLAYYAYTIIGFDYDSFSPSGGTPFYQKALSIVNAAQSSAEPGWKSYESLRNRYWLITNLLDTKFSDVRTVLYKYHREGLDKMYENTDQGRKAINDCLSLLSKTNENAPNSMIMLVLLQGKSDELVNIYSKATPQEKANAVQILSKLDASNATKYQSIMKSN, encoded by the coding sequence ATGAGAAAATACCTGTTCGCTTTAGCATTATTATGTTCCGCTTCATTGGCCCATGCGCAGGAATTGAACTGCACTGTCAAGGTAATCACCGCTCAGCTGCAGACGGCTGATCCTAAAATTTTCCAGACGCTGCAAAAATCTGTCACCGAATTCATGAACAACCGGAAATGGTCGAATGATAACTTCACCGCGGCGGAAAGAATAGAGTGCAGCATATTAATCAACATCACGCAGGAAATATCATCGGATAAATTCGGTGCACAGATTTCCATTCAAAGCAACCGTCCCGTCTTCAGTGCCGGATACAATTCCACGCTGTTAAAATGGGTGGATAAGGATTTTCAGATTCAGTACACGGAATATCAGCCGCTGGAGTTTAATGATAACAATTATATCTCCAACCTTACTTCCGTTCTTGCCTATTATGCTTATACCATCATCGGATTTGATTATGATTCCTTCTCTCCTTCCGGCGGAACTCCGTTCTATCAAAAAGCGCTCAGCATCGTCAATGCAGCGCAATCAAGTGCTGAACCGGGCTGGAAATCATATGAGTCACTCCGCAACAGGTATTGGCTGATCACCAACCTGCTCGATACAAAGTTCTCCGACGTAAGAACTGTTTTATATAAGTATCACCGCGAAGGGCTTGATAAGATGTATGAAAACACCGACCAGGGACGCAAAGCCATTAACGATTGCCTCAGCCTTTTAAGCAAGACCAATGAAAACGCTCCCAACTCTATGATTATGCTGGTGCTGTTACAGGGCAAGTCAGATGAACTGGTAAATATCTATTCCAAGGCAACACCACAGGAAAAAGCGAATGCGGTGCAGATTCTGTCAAAACTGGATGCTTCCAATGCAACGAAGTACCAGTCCATTATGAAATCGAACTGA
- the bamD gene encoding outer membrane protein assembly factor BamD, giving the protein MKSWKHLFYSLIAFGLIALTGCSEYQEVLKTTDPNLKLQKANEYYNAGQYYKALPLYEDLINLYKGTKEMEDISYHYAYTHFYLNENLLAAYYFKNFATTYAANEHAEECLFMNAKCYYILSPDIQLEQSYTEKAIGELQLFVNQYPSGKYVADANQMIDDMRRKLDLKAFKSAELYFKMGRYNASAVAFKNLLHDYPDSPYLERAMFMVIKSNYLYALNSVPAKQQERYQTTIDSYQLFAGKYSGSAYLPEAKDLYESSAKNLTKIKTDEQE; this is encoded by the coding sequence ATGAAAAGCTGGAAGCACTTATTCTATAGCCTGATAGCTTTCGGACTCATTGCACTAACCGGTTGCAGTGAATACCAGGAAGTACTAAAGACTACTGATCCCAACCTGAAGCTGCAAAAAGCTAATGAATATTATAATGCCGGCCAGTATTATAAAGCACTCCCTTTGTATGAGGATTTAATCAACCTTTACAAAGGGACCAAGGAGATGGAAGATATTTCCTACCATTATGCCTACACACATTTTTACCTGAATGAAAACCTGCTCGCTGCTTATTATTTCAAGAATTTCGCCACAACCTATGCTGCCAACGAGCATGCGGAGGAATGTCTGTTTATGAATGCGAAATGCTATTACATCCTTTCGCCGGATATTCAACTAGAGCAGTCCTATACGGAAAAAGCTATCGGTGAGCTGCAGCTTTTTGTCAATCAATATCCATCCGGAAAATATGTGGCGGATGCAAATCAGATGATTGATGACATGCGTCGCAAACTGGATCTGAAAGCATTTAAAAGCGCTGAGTTGTATTTTAAGATGGGCCGCTACAACGCATCAGCTGTAGCTTTTAAAAACCTGCTGCATGATTACCCCGACAGCCCTTACCTCGAACGCGCTATGTTTATGGTTATCAAATCCAATTATTTGTATGCATTGAACAGTGTTCCGGCGAAACAACAGGAACGATACCAGACAACAATTGACAGCTACCAACTTTTTGCCGGTAAATACTCCGGCAGTGCCTACCTGCCTGAAGCCAAAGACCTTTACGAATCATCCGCTAAAAACTTAACCAAAATCAAAACTGATGAGCAAGAATAA
- the recN gene encoding DNA repair protein RecN, which produces MLQKLSIRNYAIIEQLELVFSGKLTVITGETGAGKSIAIEALSLVLGERADASVLFDKEKKCVVEATFESLPEGLVDFFRQHDLDFEDTLILRREVLTAGKSRAFINDTPVNLSVMRSLGDQLVDMHNQHESQELSSTQFQITLLDSMAKQEAEVMRYRIRFHACQEDLKKSRQLRDQHLRETQELDYLSFQLQELTAASLKDGEQETSEQELQQLEHAEDIRKLLSGAFNLLDEDEQAIKYRLKEVISLLNQAKKYFPQAASLAGRLESCRIELDDIAGEIENIQSTLQLDPERLEEINQRLNVIYRLEKKHGLNSVAELLQLAGELEAKIQSISIHTGELEQLEKKTAADSIELVAIAQKISRERNKQVPVVLQTVNKMLKSVGMPHAAISIEHEPLPAASLNSNGMDHFRFLFASNKGSEFQEIRKIASGGELSRLMLCIKSLIAASADLPTLIFDEIDTGISGETAMKVSAILKQLSAHHQVICITHLPQIAAKGDLHYFVYKETSQSRTFTRIRTLDRQEKIKAIAQMISGEKVTPAALESARELLN; this is translated from the coding sequence ATGCTTCAAAAATTATCGATCCGCAATTATGCCATCATCGAACAACTGGAGCTTGTTTTTTCCGGCAAACTCACAGTGATAACAGGTGAAACAGGTGCAGGCAAATCAATCGCCATTGAAGCGTTGTCCCTTGTGTTAGGTGAACGTGCCGATGCATCCGTCTTATTTGACAAAGAAAAAAAGTGCGTGGTGGAAGCCACATTTGAATCACTGCCGGAGGGATTAGTTGACTTTTTTCGTCAGCATGACCTTGATTTTGAAGACACCCTCATTCTCCGGAGAGAAGTGCTTACGGCAGGCAAATCACGTGCATTCATCAATGATACACCGGTAAACCTGTCGGTGATGCGATCATTGGGTGATCAGCTCGTAGATATGCATAATCAGCATGAATCACAGGAGTTAAGCTCCACACAATTCCAGATCACGCTGCTGGATTCAATGGCAAAGCAGGAAGCAGAGGTGATGCGATACCGCATACGTTTTCATGCTTGCCAGGAAGATCTGAAAAAAAGCAGGCAACTCAGGGATCAGCACCTGCGCGAAACGCAGGAACTGGATTACCTCTCCTTTCAGTTGCAGGAACTCACCGCTGCATCGCTGAAGGATGGTGAGCAGGAAACATCAGAACAGGAGCTGCAGCAACTCGAACATGCTGAAGATATCAGGAAACTGCTTTCCGGCGCATTCAATTTACTGGATGAAGATGAACAGGCTATAAAATACAGGCTGAAGGAAGTTATCAGCCTCTTAAATCAGGCGAAGAAGTATTTCCCGCAGGCAGCATCACTGGCCGGCAGGCTGGAGAGTTGCCGCATTGAGCTGGATGATATTGCCGGTGAAATTGAAAATATACAGTCCACGCTGCAGCTTGATCCTGAACGGCTGGAAGAAATCAATCAGCGGTTGAATGTAATATACCGGCTGGAAAAAAAACACGGGTTGAATTCAGTAGCGGAACTTTTGCAACTCGCAGGTGAACTGGAGGCGAAAATTCAATCCATCAGTATCCATACAGGTGAACTGGAACAACTGGAGAAAAAGACGGCAGCTGACAGTATTGAACTGGTGGCCATTGCGCAAAAAATTTCGCGGGAAAGAAACAAACAGGTTCCCGTGGTACTGCAAACAGTGAACAAGATGCTCAAAAGTGTAGGTATGCCGCATGCTGCAATCAGCATTGAACATGAGCCCTTGCCTGCAGCATCACTGAACAGCAATGGCATGGATCATTTCCGTTTTCTTTTTGCATCCAATAAAGGCAGTGAGTTCCAGGAGATAAGAAAGATCGCGTCAGGTGGTGAGTTGTCACGGCTGATGCTCTGTATCAAGTCGCTGATTGCGGCATCTGCTGATCTTCCCACTCTTATCTTTGATGAGATTGATACCGGCATTTCCGGTGAAACTGCGATGAAGGTATCTGCCATCTTAAAGCAGCTTTCAGCGCATCACCAGGTTATCTGCATCACGCACCTTCCTCAGATTGCTGCTAAGGGTGACCTTCATTACTTTGTGTATAAGGAAACTTCTCAGTCACGCACCTTTACCCGCATCCGTACGCTCGACCGGCAGGAAAAGATTAAAGCCATCGCGCAAATGATCAGCGGTGAAAAAGTCACACCGGCAGCATTAGAGAGCGCACGTGAACTGCTGAATTGA
- a CDS encoding DNA-directed RNA polymerase subunit omega, protein MSKNKRNGNGTISPVMETKNLSEMQKKTGNLYESIVVIAKRANQISSQLKEELHSKLEEFATTTDNLEEIHENREQIEISKYYEKLPDATLIATQEFMEDKVYFRNPVKDKGVA, encoded by the coding sequence ATGAGCAAGAATAAACGCAATGGAAACGGTACCATCTCCCCGGTGATGGAAACCAAGAACCTGTCTGAGATGCAAAAAAAGACCGGTAACCTCTACGAATCTATCGTCGTTATTGCCAAAAGGGCAAACCAGATTTCTTCACAGCTGAAGGAAGAATTGCACAGCAAACTTGAAGAGTTCGCTACCACAACGGACAATCTGGAGGAAATTCATGAGAACCGTGAGCAGATTGAGATCTCCAAATATTATGAAAAACTGCCGGATGCCACGTTGATTGCCACGCAGGAATTTATGGAAGACAAGGTGTACTTCCGTAATCCGGTCAAAGACAAAGGTGTAGCGTGA
- a CDS encoding SDR family oxidoreductase yields MAHNLLKGKKGLIFGALDESSIAWKVAMRCHDEGATLTLSNAPIAMRMGKIAELAAAVKAEIIPADATSEEDLNKLVQRMMEIHGGPVDFVLHSIGMSPNVRKNKHYTELNHEFMLKTMDISALSLHKIMQSFYQMDALNENASVLALSYIAAQRVFPNYNDMADAKALLESVARSWGYHYGMKKKVRVNTISQSPTYTTAGSGVAGFDIFFNYAEAMSPLGNATADECADYCVTMFSDLTKKVTMQNLFHDGGYSYTGVSEKMMELFRNKEG; encoded by the coding sequence ATGGCCCATAACCTATTGAAAGGAAAGAAAGGACTCATCTTCGGTGCACTGGACGAAAGTTCCATTGCCTGGAAAGTTGCCATGCGCTGTCATGATGAAGGCGCAACACTTACGCTATCCAATGCACCGATTGCGATGCGAATGGGGAAAATAGCAGAACTGGCCGCTGCGGTGAAAGCGGAAATTATCCCGGCTGATGCTACCAGTGAGGAAGATCTCAATAAACTGGTGCAACGCATGATGGAGATTCATGGCGGGCCTGTTGATTTTGTGCTGCACTCCATTGGCATGTCACCCAATGTGAGGAAAAACAAACATTATACGGAGCTTAACCATGAATTCATGCTGAAGACAATGGATATCTCCGCATTGTCGCTGCATAAGATTATGCAGAGCTTTTATCAGATGGATGCACTGAATGAAAACGCCTCCGTGCTGGCATTAAGTTATATCGCAGCACAGCGTGTCTTTCCTAATTATAATGATATGGCTGATGCGAAAGCATTGCTGGAATCAGTGGCAAGAAGCTGGGGCTACCACTATGGCATGAAGAAAAAGGTGCGCGTGAATACCATCTCACAGTCTCCTACATATACTACTGCTGGTTCAGGTGTTGCTGGTTTTGATATCTTTTTCAACTATGCCGAAGCTATGTCACCATTGGGTAATGCCACTGCCGATGAATGTGCCGACTACTGCGTTACCATGTTTTCTGATCTTACGAAAAAAGTCACGATGCAGAATCTCTTTCACGATGGTGGTTATTCCTATACCGGCGTAAGTGAAAAGATGATGGAGCTGTTTAGGAATAAGGAAGGATAG
- a CDS encoding T9SS type A sorting domain-containing protein: MAFFLPELRGSIVTFLLVITFSFTATAYTVTELQAVKYNGQVFLTWKNATATNLQYNVYRSASPITSVSNLNGSTYLGFVRDNSAKNIRKSTLYGGNYYYKITSTAAPLASDRGLYVATCTSNGNFYYAVTVTNLTTGQEDKSVLNSANSLVSPVAESIANPQPVLQYQGVENDGTLRYEYAQWGNNQSTAQYPAFTNAGSYAWNFTVFKSGNSTGKSIYMLFKDEDPFSVSGINLCTDCNVIKIDDRLPNGVDTYWSGWNDSYNMYSTTNTIPSSGTIKMYTQARLKETLEWVRKNIGADSNKVYLTGISHNAFGALLTSEMWPQMVTAVFAKNAPILIKALGNTDRQEQWCNSSDNFDSDYPDPVTGVAIPIWDLFDMRHMYLVNENRDIPYTCGINGKQDVTVGWVQKYWWYDTVNLARHGGAWYWDQRNHTNAGATFTDDEVTPNYERFSIAKSYPAFSYCSINQDPGTGSPSSGDAIGALNGYLDWNDASITDNQNDYSVTCFVKSMIANGVPVPQQYDSCTSDVTFRRVQKFKPNVGQSIYWKVKKNNNVIVQQGSFAYAGGPITLYGVKIYKTNSLISLSTTPSCTTLYYADADGDGYGAAADPGTVYCTPPSGYVINNTDCNDANAGIKPGAQEVCDAGDIDEDCDGLNDDADPSVTGKIMYYVDADHDSYGSAAAAGTGYCNPPAWYTTNHTDCNDANAAIKPGAQEICDANDVDEDCDGLADDADASVTGKLKYYIDADHDAFGTTAGSGTYYCNPPAWYTTNHSDCNDANANIRPNAQETCDVNDVDEDCDGLSDDADPSVTGKLTYYPDADHDNFGSSSAAGIAYCNPPAWNLTNNSDCNDLSASIFPGAAEMCNGVDDDCDVLIDDNAGIPYYADADNDSYGNAAMFIISCSAPNGYVANSADCNDQNVSVNPGAVDICDGIDNNCNGIVDENAISVSVTASGPLTGCKSDMITLTASGTNISTFKWYKGNSGNPVSGQTNATYALNYDNTTVTAIVSNAFGCSATSNIITLSSIANPSASITVLNNGNLNLCQPVELASSGTANYTRQWLRNDIFITGATGINYSPQTGGSYSVIITNASGCSKLSSSITVIDPVYYYSDADSDGFGSSADAGTVYCDPPAGKVINNSDCNDLNNKIYPGAPDMCDGIDNNCNGIADDNAITVSLNPPGPINGCKNDFVTITATGTNIESYKWYKGNNQNAVAGQTNSSYTLTYDNTSVKAVISNSFGCTATSASTVITSTLNPTSNITAVNLNLCAGPVILTASGGAILSWQWYKNGILIPGAVTYTYIATEPAYYEVNVTNTNTGCAKLSPPVTVINSCKETGYSEREFTASLSIFPNPSRGQFHVTIDNLHSTSVTLRLSDLTGRRISSSNEGIVQDHYETDIDLRPYAPGVYSLEVIMGEQVIRQQLINQ, translated from the coding sequence ATGGCATTTTTTTTACCTGAACTTCGCGGTTCGATTGTCACCTTTCTGCTTGTTATTACCTTCTCTTTTACCGCCACAGCTTATACCGTTACTGAATTGCAGGCCGTTAAATACAATGGTCAGGTTTTCCTTACCTGGAAAAATGCAACCGCCACCAATCTGCAGTATAACGTTTACCGCTCCGCTTCCCCAATCACTTCTGTATCCAACCTGAACGGCAGTACCTATCTCGGCTTTGTGAGGGACAACTCAGCAAAAAATATCCGTAAGTCAACTTTATATGGGGGAAATTACTACTATAAGATTACTTCCACCGCAGCACCACTCGCCAGTGACCGCGGGTTATACGTAGCTACCTGTACAAGCAATGGCAACTTCTATTACGCAGTAACCGTAACCAATCTCACCACAGGCCAGGAAGATAAATCGGTACTGAATTCCGCTAATTCACTCGTGAGTCCGGTCGCAGAATCAATTGCCAATCCGCAACCCGTTCTGCAATACCAGGGTGTGGAAAATGACGGCACCTTAAGATATGAATATGCGCAATGGGGAAACAATCAGTCTACGGCACAGTATCCGGCATTCACCAATGCCGGTTCTTATGCCTGGAATTTCACGGTTTTTAAATCAGGCAACAGCACCGGAAAATCTATTTATATGCTGTTTAAAGATGAAGATCCGTTTTCCGTTTCCGGAATTAACCTCTGTACTGATTGCAACGTGATAAAGATAGACGACCGGTTGCCAAACGGTGTGGATACTTACTGGAGCGGTTGGAACGACAGCTATAACATGTATTCCACCACCAATACAATCCCTTCATCAGGCACAATCAAAATGTATACGCAGGCCAGGCTTAAGGAAACATTGGAATGGGTCAGGAAAAATATCGGAGCCGACAGTAATAAGGTTTATCTGACAGGTATTTCACACAATGCTTTCGGCGCGTTGCTAACCTCTGAAATGTGGCCGCAGATGGTAACAGCTGTATTTGCCAAGAATGCACCTATCCTGATCAAAGCGCTCGGCAATACAGACAGGCAAGAGCAATGGTGCAACAGTTCAGACAACTTCGATTCCGATTATCCTGATCCGGTTACGGGTGTAGCTATTCCCATCTGGGACCTTTTTGATATGCGACATATGTACCTTGTAAATGAGAATCGTGATATTCCTTATACATGTGGTATCAATGGCAAACAGGATGTGACCGTTGGATGGGTGCAAAAATACTGGTGGTACGATACTGTTAACTTAGCAAGGCATGGAGGTGCCTGGTATTGGGATCAGCGAAATCATACGAATGCAGGGGCCACATTTACCGATGATGAGGTGACACCAAACTATGAGCGGTTTTCTATTGCCAAGTCTTATCCTGCCTTTTCCTACTGTTCCATTAACCAAGATCCTGGTACCGGATCACCATCATCCGGCGATGCAATTGGTGCGCTCAATGGCTACCTTGACTGGAACGATGCTTCCATTACAGATAACCAGAATGATTATAGTGTTACCTGCTTCGTGAAGTCAATGATTGCTAACGGGGTGCCTGTGCCACAGCAGTACGATTCATGCACCTCAGATGTGACGTTTCGAAGGGTACAGAAATTTAAGCCCAATGTCGGCCAATCCATATATTGGAAAGTTAAAAAGAACAACAATGTAATCGTTCAGCAGGGTTCATTCGCCTATGCGGGTGGACCGATCACCTTATATGGTGTAAAAATTTACAAGACCAACAGTCTTATTTCGCTGTCGACAACGCCTTCCTGTACTACGCTTTATTATGCCGATGCAGACGGAGACGGATATGGCGCTGCTGCTGATCCCGGAACGGTTTATTGTACTCCTCCTTCCGGATACGTAATCAATAACACTGATTGCAATGATGCCAACGCCGGTATTAAGCCGGGTGCACAGGAAGTCTGCGATGCAGGTGATATTGATGAAGATTGCGATGGTCTGAATGATGATGCTGATCCATCTGTTACCGGTAAAATAATGTACTATGTGGATGCCGACCATGATTCCTACGGATCAGCTGCAGCGGCCGGTACCGGTTACTGCAATCCGCCTGCATGGTACACCACCAATCACACGGATTGCAACGATGCCAATGCAGCCATAAAACCGGGTGCGCAGGAGATCTGCGATGCCAATGATGTGGATGAAGACTGCGACGGCCTGGCCGACGATGCAGATGCTTCGGTGACCGGTAAATTGAAGTACTATATTGATGCGGATCATGATGCTTTTGGAACAACTGCCGGTTCAGGAACATATTATTGCAATCCGCCAGCATGGTATACCACCAATCACTCTGATTGCAATGATGCCAATGCCAACATAAGGCCGAATGCACAGGAAACTTGTGATGTCAATGATGTGGATGAAGACTGTGACGGCCTGTCTGATGATGCGGATCCTTCCGTAACCGGCAAACTAACCTATTATCCTGATGCCGACCATGATAATTTTGGATCATCATCTGCTGCAGGCATCGCGTATTGTAATCCGCCTGCGTGGAATCTGACGAATAATAGCGATTGCAATGATCTTAGCGCAAGCATTTTTCCGGGAGCAGCAGAAATGTGTAACGGAGTGGATGACGACTGCGATGTTTTGATTGATGACAATGCCGGTATTCCCTATTATGCCGATGCCGACAATGACAGCTATGGCAATGCTGCCATGTTTATAATTTCCTGTTCCGCTCCCAATGGCTATGTAGCGAACAGCGCTGATTGCAATGATCAAAATGTTTCGGTTAATCCAGGAGCTGTTGATATCTGTGACGGCATTGATAATAACTGCAATGGCATCGTGGATGAAAATGCCATTTCGGTCTCCGTAACAGCATCAGGCCCATTAACAGGATGTAAGAGCGATATGATCACACTTACCGCTTCCGGCACCAACATCAGCACCTTCAAGTGGTATAAGGGAAATTCCGGAAATCCGGTGAGTGGGCAGACAAATGCCACCTATGCACTGAATTATGATAATACAACCGTCACCGCCATTGTGTCAAATGCTTTTGGCTGTTCAGCTACTTCCAACATCATCACGCTGTCAAGCATAGCAAATCCTTCCGCTTCCATCACGGTACTGAATAATGGCAACCTCAACCTCTGCCAGCCGGTTGAACTTGCTTCATCCGGAACCGCCAACTACACCCGTCAATGGCTCAGGAATGATATTTTTATTACCGGTGCAACTGGCATTAACTATTCACCGCAAACCGGCGGTAGTTACAGCGTGATTATCACCAATGCATCCGGCTGCAGCAAACTTTCCTCCTCCATCACCGTGATCGATCCAGTTTATTACTATTCGGATGCAGACTCAGATGGCTTTGGATCTTCCGCTGATGCCGGAACGGTTTACTGCGATCCACCTGCAGGAAAAGTTATCAATAACAGCGATTGCAATGACTTAAACAATAAGATCTATCCCGGCGCTCCGGATATGTGTGATGGCATTGATAATAATTGCAATGGAATAGCCGATGATAATGCGATCACTGTTTCATTGAACCCTCCCGGACCAATCAATGGTTGTAAAAATGATTTTGTCACCATAACCGCCACCGGAACCAATATTGAAAGTTATAAATGGTATAAAGGAAATAATCAGAATGCTGTAGCAGGGCAGACGAATTCAAGCTATACTTTAACTTATGATAATACCAGCGTAAAGGCCGTGATATCCAACAGTTTTGGCTGTACTGCCACATCGGCGAGCACGGTTATTACCAGTACGCTGAATCCGACTTCTAACATTACTGCAGTTAACCTGAATCTGTGCGCTGGCCCGGTTATTTTAACCGCTTCGGGTGGTGCAATCTTGAGCTGGCAGTGGTATAAAAACGGAATATTGATTCCGGGAGCCGTGACCTACACCTATATCGCCACCGAGCCGGCCTACTATGAAGTGAATGTGACTAACACCAATACAGGATGCGCGAAGCTATCTCCACCGGTTACCGTGATAAATTCCTGTAAAGAAACCGGTTATTCAGAAAGGGAATTCACCGCTTCCTTAAGCATCTTTCCTAACCCTTCCAGGGGTCAGTTTCATGTGACAATCGATAACCTCCACAGCACATCTGTTACGCTCCGATTGTCTGATCTGACAGGACGGCGGATATCCAGTTCTAATGAAGGAATCGTCCAGGACCATTACGAGACCGATATTGACTTACGGCCGTATGCTCCGGGAGTCTATAGCCTTGAAGTAATTATGGGAGAACAGGTTATACGGCAACAATTGATCAATCAGTAA